AGTTTAATAATGGATGAATCTAAAACACATAGTTATGAGCACAATTGCTGCCGAATTGATTAATAAAGAGGATATAAAAAGGTATAAGATAATTGATGCCCCGGAGAGCCACGTTAGTGAATTACGTTATAAACTACAGAGTGCCGTAAGACTGGGAAATGAATTTAAGTCTAAATCGGTTATTACTTTTAATACTACCGAAGGTCCGAAACGTGTAGAAACTACGGTATGGATGTTAACCGAAGACTATCTACAACTAAAAAATGGAATTATGATTCCATTAGGTAGCTTGTTAGATATTGATTATTAGAAGATGAGGGTAATGAGAGCATATTGACCCGGTACTTATCCGTCAGATTTCCCACATGTCCATTGTGGATTTACGGCATGCCATTAGAATAGGCGTGCCGTAAATTTTTTTTGCAGATCGTATGAATTACCATTCGCTATACAAAATAATAAAAATAGTGTGAAATCCTGTTAAAACTTTGGACCGCGAAATAAAAAAAAGACAGACTTATTGTATATTGCGAGAAAAATATAATTTAAGGCTTAACGCTATATGGGTTCTAGCATATTCAATCAATTACTCCCGGTTTTTTTTATACTACTTGTTTTAGCAAGCTCATGTAAGAAAGATCCTGCCTCTATTGATACGGGAAATACACTTCAAACTCCAACAGACGATAGAGTAGCACTTACCAATGACTCCATTTTTCTTTATGCTAAAGAAATTTATTATTGGAACGAGCAGTTACCTACTTACGATACTTTTAACCCTAGAAGGTATACTACAGGCTCTTCTAATTTAGCAAACTATGAGCAGAACTTATTGGATCTTACCGAACAGCATGAGGGTACGGTTTCGGGCGCACCTAAATTCTCTTATATAGAAGATGTTTCCGATCAAGACGGGGGAGCAAGTGCCGGTATCAGAAATCTCATCAATGGTGTAAATTTACAGGGAGAGGGGAATGACATCGGTATTTATTTTGTCTCCGCTGTTGGTGCAAGCGACAATGATTATGAATTGTTTATTAAAGCGGTATATCCAGGTTCTCCTGCTTCAGAAGCGGGTTTGACAAGAGCTGCCACTATAACAAAAATTAATGATACAGAGATTGGCTCGAATTTTAATCGTGATCTACAGGTGATCAATAATGAATTGCTGTCTGATCCTTTTATGGTTCGTCTAGCGGGTAAAAGAACAGATGGTTCTGATTATGAGGTAAATCTTGTTAGCGCTCGATATGAAAGTAGCCCTATATATAAGTCATCTGTGATCGAGAGAAATGGGGAAAATATAGGCTATTTAGCTTATGCTCGTTTTTCGGATAGCGATAATTCTGTAGAAGTGTTGAACGAGGCGTTCAATGAGTTTGCTATTAAAGATGTAGAAGATCTTATTATTGATTTGCGTTATAATGGAGGAGGTTATGTGAGTACAGCGGAACATTTAATTAATCTTATTGTTCCTCCGAGTGCTTCGGGTACCATGTTTTCCGAACACTATAACACCATGATGCAGAACGGACAGGCCGAAATTTTGAAAAATCAGCCAGTAAGAAATAGTAGTGGCGAAATCATAGGTACAGATACCTATTTTGGCCGTTATACTGTTGAAGCTAATACAAGAACTTTTGCTAAGGCAGGCAATCTAAACGGAGTTAAAAACGTTGTTTTTCTGGTAACTGATAATACAGCTTCATCCAGTGAGCTGGTGATTAATTCTTTAAGGTCTACAACCTCAGGAGTAACTGTACAATTGGTTGGCACCACCACATACGGTAAGCCGGTCGGTTTTTTTCCAGTACGCATAGAAGGGATTTACGACTTATATTTAACAAGCTTTTCTACCAAAAACGCCGAAGAAGAAGGAGACTATTATAGCGGTTTTACTCCAGGAAATGAAATTTCGGGAACTAATATGCTCAGAGGCGAAGATGATCTCGATATCGCCACTTACGATTTTGGTGATGAACGCGAATTGTATATTGCTGAAGCACTTCGACTACTAAGCCCTTCAGGTTCAAGTACTACAAGTGAACGTGGAATGATGTCACTTAGGGGCCAACAGGTTAGCGCTTCGTCTGTAGGACTTATGCGCAGCCTAGGTAAACATAAAGAATTTAAAGGGATGATCGAAACAGGTAACAGATAGCCAGTTAGGATTATCTCGATGATTGAACATAACCAGTACAATAGATATCTATCGTACTGGTTATGTTGTTAACAGCCTGTTCATTTAACCAATGAGGAAATCTTATTCTTTTGAATCTGGACCTTACTCGATAGTTTTTCGTCTATGTTTTTGATAATAGTTAAAATTGCTGCCACTGCATGTGTATAAAACTCTTCGTTGATGTTATCGTAAATATCGGTCGGTTGGTGATAATCTTTATGGTCCTCAACACCAAAA
This Olivibacter sp. SDN3 DNA region includes the following protein-coding sequences:
- a CDS encoding S41 family peptidase, translated to MGSSIFNQLLPVFFILLVLASSCKKDPASIDTGNTLQTPTDDRVALTNDSIFLYAKEIYYWNEQLPTYDTFNPRRYTTGSSNLANYEQNLLDLTEQHEGTVSGAPKFSYIEDVSDQDGGASAGIRNLINGVNLQGEGNDIGIYFVSAVGASDNDYELFIKAVYPGSPASEAGLTRAATITKINDTEIGSNFNRDLQVINNELLSDPFMVRLAGKRTDGSDYEVNLVSARYESSPIYKSSVIERNGENIGYLAYARFSDSDNSVEVLNEAFNEFAIKDVEDLIIDLRYNGGGYVSTAEHLINLIVPPSASGTMFSEHYNTMMQNGQAEILKNQPVRNSSGEIIGTDTYFGRYTVEANTRTFAKAGNLNGVKNVVFLVTDNTASSSELVINSLRSTTSGVTVQLVGTTTYGKPVGFFPVRIEGIYDLYLTSFSTKNAEEEGDYYSGFTPGNEISGTNMLRGEDDLDIATYDFGDERELYIAEALRLLSPSGSSTTSERGMMSLRGQQVSASSVGLMRSLGKHKEFKGMIETGNR